A genomic window from Sphingobacterium spiritivorum includes:
- a CDS encoding methylated-DNA--[protein]-cysteine S-methyltransferase gives MIIMETQQEVDYQRIANAITYIRDHFRAQPSVEEIAAHIHVSPAHFQRMFASWAGTSPKKFLQYISVEHAKKLLREDSRISLFDATYDTGLSSTSRLHDLFIKIEGMTPAEYKNGGKNLLIRYSFTNSPFGKLIVGSTEKGICFMGFAEHEEDGVEQLRQRFPNASLITGTDSMQEHAALIFQHDWSRLSEIKLHLKGTPFQLKVWETLLRIPMGQLATYGQLAKEIGNTKASRAVGTAIGSNPVAFLIPCHRVIQSTGTIGGYMWGSTRKTAIIGWESALQETAAD, from the coding sequence ATGATTATCATGGAGACACAACAAGAAGTAGACTATCAGCGTATAGCAAATGCGATCACCTATATCCGTGATCACTTCAGGGCGCAACCCTCCGTTGAGGAAATAGCTGCGCACATTCATGTAAGCCCGGCACATTTTCAGCGCATGTTCGCCTCCTGGGCGGGAACAAGTCCTAAAAAATTCTTACAATATATATCTGTAGAACACGCCAAAAAACTTTTAAGGGAGGACAGCCGGATTTCGCTGTTTGACGCCACGTATGATACGGGCTTATCCAGTACAAGCCGTCTGCACGACCTTTTTATTAAGATAGAAGGAATGACTCCTGCAGAATACAAAAACGGCGGAAAAAACCTTCTTATCCGCTATAGTTTTACCAATAGCCCGTTTGGGAAACTCATAGTCGGATCTACAGAAAAGGGCATTTGCTTTATGGGTTTTGCGGAGCATGAAGAGGATGGCGTAGAGCAATTGCGTCAGCGTTTCCCTAATGCTTCACTAATAACAGGAACAGACAGTATGCAAGAGCATGCAGCGCTGATCTTCCAACACGACTGGTCCAGGCTATCGGAAATCAAATTGCATCTTAAAGGAACTCCCTTTCAGTTAAAAGTCTGGGAAACGTTATTAAGAATACCTATGGGACAATTGGCTACATATGGACAGCTGGCAAAAGAAATCGGAAATACCAAAGCGTCGAGAGCTGTTGGAACAGCAATAGGGAGCAATCCCGTCGCTTTTCTGATTCCCTGCCATCGCGTCATCCAGTCAACAGGCACCATAGGCGGATACATGTGGGGATCAACCCGTAAAACCGCTATTATAGGATGGGAAAGTGCTCTTCAGGAAACTGCAGCTGATTAG
- a CDS encoding DUF4374 domain-containing protein codes for MIRTFKSLTLLSATALIGFNACSKDKGNIDTTITPGEGNKVKYVIAAHPTSAEAGTADYLLTTDDLTKGSITTKGNGIEQDGTWRYYVVNQNKFFSMLYGQGNPGAVTSYALNADGKLVKVSNFVTETVQVFAPMNNELVLFKVPRSGNENSLVYRIDAVNPGIKADKEINIVKLAGNGERAHFTWATQFGDKLLAPYMSIKGCCGDTFGTAYPDSTWVAVLSFPDLKVEKVIKDNRTSYLGGYFKNGLFVDEQGDAYGFSGATVKIGENIVSKNPSAIVRIKKGTTEFDKSYFFNFEQKTNGFKINSARYIGKGKFLVQSYAQSKSTVGVKFAIADVYAQTVTWVTGAPVNISGTTSSNYGALSEDGTKAYVGLTLDTGDSYVYIFDTATNTATQGLKVEGGTINGIHRLTY; via the coding sequence ATGATCAGAACATTTAAAAGTCTCACTTTACTTTCAGCTACTGCCCTAATAGGTTTTAATGCCTGTTCCAAAGACAAAGGGAATATCGACACCACCATTACCCCGGGTGAAGGAAATAAAGTAAAATATGTTATTGCAGCTCACCCTACAAGCGCAGAAGCAGGAACTGCAGATTATCTGCTGACAACTGATGACCTGACCAAAGGCTCTATCACGACCAAAGGAAATGGTATCGAACAGGACGGAACATGGAGATACTATGTAGTCAACCAGAATAAATTCTTCAGTATGCTGTACGGACAGGGTAATCCGGGTGCTGTTACTTCATATGCCTTAAATGCAGATGGCAAACTTGTAAAAGTTTCCAATTTTGTTACGGAGACTGTTCAGGTATTTGCACCGATGAATAATGAACTTGTCTTATTCAAAGTTCCCCGTTCCGGAAACGAAAATTCACTTGTCTATCGTATTGATGCGGTCAACCCGGGTATCAAAGCAGATAAGGAAATCAATATTGTCAAGTTAGCGGGTAATGGCGAACGTGCCCACTTTACATGGGCTACCCAGTTCGGGGATAAATTACTGGCTCCTTATATGAGTATAAAAGGATGTTGCGGAGACACCTTTGGAACTGCCTACCCGGATAGTACATGGGTTGCAGTATTATCTTTCCCTGATCTGAAAGTCGAAAAAGTAATCAAAGATAACCGTACCAGTTATCTGGGTGGTTACTTCAAAAACGGATTATTTGTAGACGAACAGGGAGATGCATATGGTTTTTCAGGAGCTACTGTAAAAATCGGAGAAAACATTGTATCAAAAAATCCGTCGGCTATCGTTCGTATCAAAAAAGGAACGACAGAATTTGACAAAAGCTATTTCTTCAATTTTGAACAAAAAACAAATGGTTTTAAAATCAATTCAGCGCGTTACATAGGTAAAGGCAAATTCCTGGTGCAATCATATGCGCAATCCAAATCTACTGTAGGTGTTAAATTTGCAATTGCAGATGTATATGCACAAACGGTTACCTGGGTTACGGGTGCTCCGGTTAACATCTCAGGTACGACTTCCAGCAACTATGGTGCACTTTCTGAAGACGGTACTAAAGCATATGTAGGTTTGACATTAGATACCGGAGATAGCTATGTCTACATCTTTGATACAGCGACAAACACAGCTACACAAGGTTTGAAAGTTGAAGGTGGAACGATTAACGGTATTCACAGACTGACCTACTAA
- a CDS encoding 5'-nucleotidase C-terminal domain-containing protein: MYRFNIRSLALVIGLGFMGFTSCKTLYTRASDSYQGYEMNNTITADSAVVALYAPYKQQMESEMNRVIGYSDTYLTKTRDAESLIGNFFADALLDIGKTLDKDAVFSFATKGGIRTDMRQGDITVGKIFEIMPFENKISILELSGKDVLALADFIAQTGGQPIGGMRMEIVGKKATSVKINGQDIDPAKHYKMVTYDYIANGGDNLDALASPVSRKDYESKVREGLMDYIGRQTKAGKHINAVLDGRIKISQ, translated from the coding sequence ATGTATAGATTTAACATCCGTTCCCTGGCATTAGTAATAGGTTTGGGCTTCATGGGGTTCACCTCATGCAAGACGCTCTATACCCGGGCATCCGACTCCTATCAGGGCTATGAAATGAATAACACTATCACTGCAGATTCTGCAGTAGTAGCACTTTACGCACCTTATAAGCAACAAATGGAATCTGAAATGAACCGTGTAATTGGTTATTCAGACACCTATCTAACCAAGACACGGGATGCAGAGAGTCTTATTGGAAATTTTTTTGCTGACGCCCTTCTGGATATCGGAAAGACACTGGATAAGGATGCTGTATTTTCATTTGCGACCAAAGGTGGCATACGTACAGATATGAGACAAGGTGATATTACGGTTGGTAAAATATTTGAAATCATGCCTTTTGAAAATAAGATTTCTATACTTGAATTGTCAGGTAAGGATGTATTGGCTCTGGCCGATTTCATTGCACAGACCGGAGGGCAACCTATAGGCGGTATGCGAATGGAGATAGTGGGTAAAAAAGCGACTTCAGTGAAGATCAATGGTCAGGATATTGATCCGGCCAAACATTATAAAATGGTCACCTATGATTATATCGCTAATGGCGGAGATAATCTGGATGCTTTAGCCAGCCCGGTATCACGAAAAGACTATGAAAGTAAAGTCCGTGAGGGTCTTATGGATTATATCGGCAGACAAACGAAAGCCGGAAAACATATTAATGCAGTATTAGATGGAAGAATTAAAATCAGTCAATAG
- a CDS encoding beta/alpha barrel domain-containing protein → MSDLNQNITLVECPRDAIQGLHGQISTEKKAAYINFLIRTGLFECIDFGSFVSPVAVPQMADTEAVVRQLDLVNDTRLLAIVVNEKGVERATAFEQIHYLGYPFSISEEFQRRNTNANLQQSYERLKYIVERTKAGDKEPVVYISMAFGNPYKEIWSEQLVIDWLGNIAELGVTRFSLADTTGEASVAQIGSLFHKVYELFTELHIGAHFHSTKLNSMAKIKAAFESGCKTFDGAMLGYGGCPFAKDDLVGNIAMEDLLLFFGRGNASQIEELKQQFNTLIS, encoded by the coding sequence ATGTCAGATCTTAATCAAAATATCACCTTAGTAGAGTGTCCGCGTGATGCCATTCAGGGATTGCACGGACAAATATCTACAGAAAAGAAAGCAGCGTATATTAATTTTCTGATTCGTACAGGATTGTTTGAATGTATAGATTTCGGAAGTTTTGTATCTCCTGTCGCTGTACCTCAGATGGCAGACACAGAGGCTGTTGTCCGGCAGCTGGATCTGGTCAATGACACCAGACTTCTGGCTATTGTAGTGAATGAGAAAGGAGTGGAGCGGGCGACTGCTTTTGAGCAGATCCATTATCTGGGTTATCCTTTTTCGATATCGGAAGAGTTTCAACGCCGCAATACAAATGCGAATCTGCAGCAGTCCTATGAGCGACTGAAATATATTGTGGAACGTACCAAAGCAGGAGACAAAGAACCTGTCGTTTATATTTCTATGGCATTCGGCAATCCGTATAAGGAGATCTGGAGCGAACAACTGGTTATTGACTGGCTAGGCAATATAGCTGAATTGGGGGTTACCCGGTTCTCGCTCGCTGATACCACGGGGGAGGCTTCTGTAGCACAGATCGGCAGCCTGTTTCATAAGGTATATGAGTTGTTCACTGAATTGCATATCGGAGCACACTTTCATTCTACCAAACTGAATAGTATGGCAAAAATAAAAGCTGCCTTTGAATCCGGATGTAAAACATTTGACGGAGCCATGTTAGGATATGGAGGCTGTCCTTTTGCAAAAGATGATCTTGTCGGGAATATTGCTATGGAAGACCTTTTGCTGTTCTTTGGGAGAGGTAATGCGTCACAGATTGAAGAGTTGAAACAACAGTTTAATACATTAATCAGTTAA
- a CDS encoding TonB-dependent receptor: MQHNYPILNLFPNIPGKKICRAVLFAHMICGSALYAASNPNSGPQTILLQQHELTGQILSEDIPLAGATVKIPSLSKNAITDENGKFRFKNLPSGKYKIVVSAIGHSRWTEEIQIGKNYQTLPAISLTRSTQQIEEVMVLGRTKVEEVNKQAYNVTALDATKLHNTTLDIGHALDRVSGVRVRETGGVGSDMNLSINGYSGKQIKIFIDGIPMEGFGSSFQLNNIPINLAERVEVYRGVVPVWLGADAMGGAINIVTGSSKKNYVDASYSYGSFNTHRTTINAGLTSKSGYTLQLNAYQNYSDNNYRISVPDGPQNVKRFHDTYHNEAIILQTGIVDKSYADRLLVGIQLGKTYKEMQTGARIESVFGSWYRKGDIITPTLRYQKRDLFIKGLTASLNANINLGHEQNIDTTYVRYDWYGTPKYYSGLGGEQSRSLYKYRNNTGLAAATLSYDINERNAIVLNNTYSTFNRKGSDELYPENVAYDLPRKSSKNITGLAYRYNHDGKWNVTGFFKNYFQRLKYSSSYNPSGNYGDVAYNHQQTNYNKIGYGIAGTYFLSPSLQLKASYENAKRMPEAEEVFGDEILKASNLDLKPESSDNYNLGINYMFSINQDHRFAVDLGLLYRDSKDFIREKFNINMVKTIMENRASVTNKGIDAEIRYSYKKFFTAGANMSYHDFRNKTKYENDNANVSIVYNDRMPNIPYLYGNFDATVFLSDLGTKGNNLSIGYNLLYVHSMYLYWPSQGSEKLDIDTQFGHDVNAVYSFNNGRYNIGLECKNITNAQLFDNFRLPKPSRGFFLKARYFISN, translated from the coding sequence ATGCAACACAATTACCCTATTCTTAATTTATTCCCAAATATTCCAGGCAAAAAAATATGCAGAGCCGTTCTTTTTGCCCACATGATATGCGGTTCTGCACTTTATGCAGCCAGCAATCCGAACAGTGGCCCGCAGACCATTCTCCTTCAGCAGCATGAACTTACCGGGCAGATACTAAGTGAGGATATACCGTTAGCCGGTGCGACGGTTAAAATCCCTTCTTTATCCAAAAATGCGATTACCGATGAAAATGGAAAATTCAGGTTTAAAAATCTTCCTTCAGGAAAATACAAAATCGTAGTATCTGCCATAGGACACAGCAGATGGACTGAAGAAATCCAGATCGGTAAAAATTATCAAACCCTTCCCGCAATTTCGCTTACCCGCTCTACACAACAAATTGAAGAAGTCATGGTATTAGGCCGGACTAAAGTGGAAGAAGTCAATAAGCAGGCCTATAATGTCACCGCATTAGATGCTACAAAACTTCACAATACCACGCTTGATATTGGTCATGCTCTGGATAGAGTCTCAGGCGTCAGAGTCCGGGAAACCGGAGGTGTGGGGTCAGATATGAATCTGTCCATCAATGGTTATTCGGGTAAACAGATCAAGATATTCATCGATGGTATTCCTATGGAAGGCTTCGGGTCTTCCTTTCAGCTCAATAATATTCCGATCAATCTGGCCGAACGTGTAGAAGTATACAGGGGTGTCGTGCCTGTATGGTTAGGTGCTGATGCTATGGGAGGTGCGATTAATATTGTTACCGGAAGTTCTAAAAAGAATTATGTGGATGCTTCCTATTCCTACGGATCCTTTAATACACATCGTACCACCATCAATGCAGGGCTGACTTCTAAATCCGGATATACACTGCAGTTAAATGCTTACCAGAATTATTCCGACAACAACTACAGAATATCTGTTCCTGATGGTCCTCAGAATGTAAAACGTTTTCATGACACCTACCACAATGAAGCTATTATCCTTCAGACAGGCATCGTAGACAAAAGCTATGCAGACCGCCTGTTAGTAGGGATACAATTGGGAAAAACCTATAAAGAAATGCAGACAGGAGCGCGTATAGAATCTGTATTCGGATCCTGGTACCGTAAGGGAGACATTATTACCCCCACCTTGAGATACCAGAAAAGAGATCTGTTTATTAAAGGATTGACAGCAAGTCTAAATGCAAATATTAACCTGGGTCATGAGCAGAATATCGATACGACTTACGTGAGGTATGATTGGTATGGTACGCCTAAATATTATTCAGGCCTGGGTGGCGAACAAAGCCGGAGCCTTTACAAATACCGGAATAATACGGGGCTGGCCGCGGCAACGCTTTCCTATGATATCAATGAGCGAAATGCTATCGTATTGAACAATACTTATTCTACTTTTAACAGAAAAGGCTCTGACGAGCTGTATCCTGAAAACGTCGCCTATGATCTTCCCCGAAAATCAAGCAAAAACATTACGGGCTTAGCTTACCGGTACAATCATGATGGTAAATGGAATGTAACAGGTTTTTTCAAAAATTACTTCCAGCGGCTTAAATACAGCTCCAGCTATAATCCGTCTGGAAACTACGGCGATGTCGCATACAATCATCAGCAAACGAATTATAACAAAATCGGATACGGAATAGCTGGTACTTATTTTCTCAGTCCTTCCCTGCAATTAAAAGCTTCGTACGAGAATGCGAAGCGTATGCCGGAAGCTGAAGAGGTATTCGGGGATGAAATTCTGAAAGCCAGTAATCTGGATCTGAAACCGGAATCCAGTGACAATTATAATCTGGGTATCAATTACATGTTCTCGATCAATCAGGATCACCGCTTTGCAGTGGATCTGGGACTTCTGTACAGAGATTCTAAAGATTTTATCCGTGAAAAATTTAATATAAACATGGTGAAAACGATTATGGAAAACAGAGCCAGTGTAACCAATAAAGGTATAGATGCTGAGATCCGCTATTCCTATAAAAAATTCTTTACAGCAGGAGCAAATATGTCTTATCACGATTTCAGAAATAAAACCAAATACGAAAATGACAATGCAAATGTAAGTATAGTCTATAATGACCGGATGCCTAATATCCCTTATCTGTATGGCAATTTTGATGCAACAGTCTTCCTTTCGGATCTGGGAACAAAAGGCAACAATCTGAGTATAGGTTACAACCTGCTCTATGTGCACAGCATGTATCTATACTGGCCAAGTCAGGGATCAGAAAAACTGGACATTGATACACAGTTTGGACATGACGTCAATGCCGTATACAGCTTTAACAATGGCCGTTACAATATAGGTCTGGAATGCAAAAATATAACTAATGCGCAGTTATTTGACAATTTCAGATTGCCGAAACCATCAAGAGGATTCTTCCTGAAGGCACGATACTTTATATCTAACTAG
- a CDS encoding acyl-CoA carboxylase subunit beta, with translation MNNLIDVLNKKKETLALGGGLDKIEKHKQKGKLTAWERIHYLLDDNRDFLEIGIFAGDGMYEDEGGCPNGGAVCVLGYVQGKQCVIVSNDATVKAGAWFPISCKKNLRAQEIAMENHIPIIYLVDSAGVFLPMQDEIFPDKEHFGRIFRNNAKMSSMGIPQLAAIMGSCVAGGAYLPIMSDYAFIVEGTGSVFLAGPYLVKSSIGETVDAETLGGAATHSEISGVTDNKYPTDEACLDAIKQVIDKFGEQPKAQFSRKESSKPASKAGQITDIMPLDRTKPYDMKRIIEAIVDENTFEEYKKDYGKTIVCGLARVDGWAIGIVANQREVVKAKKAGGSVEMQMGGVIYSDSADKAARFIMNCNQQSIPLVFFQDVTGFMVGSRSEHGGIIKDGAKMVNAMANSVVPKFTFMIGNSYGAGNYAMCGKAYDPRLIYAWPTAQIAVMSGAAAGKTLLQIQDAALKSKGVSITEAEQQALLKSIEDKYNEQLSPYYAAARLWVDGVIHPDETRKVISMGIEAANHAPITERYNVGVIQT, from the coding sequence ATGAATAACTTAATTGATGTTTTAAACAAAAAGAAAGAGACACTGGCATTAGGCGGTGGACTGGATAAAATTGAGAAGCACAAACAAAAGGGTAAACTTACCGCCTGGGAACGCATACATTACTTACTGGATGACAATCGTGACTTTCTGGAGATAGGTATATTTGCAGGAGATGGTATGTATGAAGATGAGGGTGGCTGCCCCAATGGTGGTGCGGTATGTGTATTAGGATATGTACAAGGCAAACAATGCGTTATCGTCTCTAACGACGCAACAGTCAAGGCCGGAGCCTGGTTTCCGATCAGTTGTAAAAAAAATCTCCGTGCTCAGGAGATAGCCATGGAAAACCATATTCCCATTATCTATCTGGTAGATTCTGCTGGCGTATTCCTGCCGATGCAGGATGAAATATTCCCCGATAAAGAGCATTTCGGACGCATTTTCAGAAATAACGCCAAAATGTCCTCTATGGGTATTCCGCAACTGGCTGCTATAATGGGAAGTTGTGTGGCTGGTGGTGCTTACCTTCCGATCATGTCAGACTATGCATTTATAGTAGAAGGTACAGGATCTGTATTCCTTGCAGGCCCATATCTGGTCAAATCATCCATTGGAGAAACAGTAGATGCTGAAACACTGGGCGGTGCGGCCACACATTCCGAAATATCCGGGGTTACGGACAATAAATATCCTACAGATGAAGCCTGTCTGGACGCTATCAAACAGGTAATAGATAAATTCGGCGAACAGCCGAAAGCACAGTTTAGCAGAAAAGAATCTTCAAAACCGGCTTCCAAAGCAGGGCAAATCACCGACATTATGCCTCTGGACCGGACAAAGCCCTACGATATGAAGCGCATAATAGAAGCGATCGTCGATGAAAATACATTTGAAGAATACAAAAAAGATTACGGCAAGACCATCGTCTGCGGTTTGGCACGGGTAGATGGCTGGGCCATCGGTATTGTAGCTAATCAGCGCGAGGTAGTGAAGGCAAAAAAAGCAGGAGGATCTGTCGAAATGCAGATGGGCGGTGTTATTTACAGCGATTCCGCAGACAAGGCTGCACGGTTTATTATGAACTGTAATCAGCAATCCATTCCATTGGTATTCTTCCAGGATGTAACAGGATTTATGGTGGGGAGCCGTTCTGAACATGGCGGCATTATTAAAGATGGTGCCAAAATGGTAAATGCAATGGCTAATTCGGTTGTGCCTAAATTTACTTTTATGATTGGCAACAGTTATGGAGCTGGTAATTATGCGATGTGTGGCAAAGCTTACGATCCCCGCCTTATTTATGCATGGCCTACAGCACAAATTGCGGTCATGAGCGGAGCAGCAGCAGGAAAAACACTTTTGCAGATACAGGATGCTGCTTTAAAAAGCAAAGGAGTATCGATTACGGAGGCAGAACAACAGGCACTTTTAAAAAGTATTGAAGACAAATACAACGAACAGCTAAGTCCATACTATGCAGCTGCGCGACTGTGGGTCGATGGTGTTATTCATCCGGACGAAACACGAAAAGTAATCAGTATGGGAATTGAAGCGGCAAACCATGCCCCGATCACAGAACGATACAATGTAGGTGTAATTCAAACTTAA
- a CDS encoding enoyl-CoA hydratase/isomerase family protein yields the protein MNSVSYHFIRTHITDRVFYLTLARPGKRNAFTPTMVNEIRHALQEANKDTAVRVVVIKAEGPVFCAGMDLKAFENPEADTLNPDITNTDISLGAVIAELNKPSVCIIEGDVYAGGFLIFLECTYVFAKQNVRFALPEVRIGIFPFQVLASLLKHLPDAKAMDLCIRGTSFTASQAHELGLVTDFVENEDDHKIKMLIADLIMGAPLAIRKGFEALKQIKELAATDRYAYLLKVLHELKDSEDAKEGLAAQRDKRPPEWKNR from the coding sequence ATGAATAGCGTTTCCTATCATTTTATCCGTACCCATATAACAGATCGTGTATTTTACCTCACGCTGGCGCGTCCCGGCAAACGCAATGCTTTCACACCGACTATGGTCAATGAGATACGGCATGCTTTGCAGGAAGCAAATAAGGATACAGCGGTACGTGTTGTCGTTATAAAAGCTGAGGGACCGGTATTCTGTGCGGGAATGGATCTCAAAGCATTTGAAAATCCGGAGGCCGACACCTTAAATCCGGATATTACGAATACAGATATCTCTCTGGGAGCAGTCATCGCCGAACTCAACAAACCTTCTGTCTGTATTATTGAGGGGGATGTGTATGCCGGAGGTTTTCTTATCTTTCTGGAATGCACATATGTTTTTGCGAAGCAAAATGTACGGTTCGCTCTGCCGGAGGTACGCATCGGCATATTCCCGTTTCAGGTACTGGCTTCGTTACTGAAACATCTGCCGGATGCTAAAGCCATGGATCTGTGCATACGAGGTACGTCTTTTACAGCCTCACAGGCACATGAACTTGGATTAGTCACGGATTTTGTGGAAAATGAAGATGATCATAAGATCAAAATGCTGATTGCGGATCTGATAATGGGTGCTCCCTTAGCTATCCGGAAAGGTTTTGAAGCACTGAAACAAATAAAAGAACTGGCTGCTACAGATCGCTATGCTTATCTTTTAAAAGTATTGCATGAACTGAAAGACTCTGAAGATGCGAAAGAAGGACTTGCTGCTCAGCGTGATAAACGTCCGCCGGAATGGAAAAATCGTTAA
- a CDS encoding alpha-ketoglutarate-dependent dioxygenase AlkB family protein, translating to MKLFEDQSYISRNLLPQDGEVYYYGTVLSVQEASEYYERLLQHIAWKNDQAVIFGKHIETKRKVAWYGDQTFSYTYSNITKSALPWTEDLLKLKQIAEKHTGEKYNSCLLNLYHSGEEGMAWHSDGEKDLKKNGAIASMSFGAERKFAFKHKETKQMIAMVLEHGSLLVMKGTTQTHWMHRLPPTKRIFGPRINLTFRTIVKDTDR from the coding sequence ATGAAATTATTTGAGGATCAAAGTTATATATCACGAAATCTACTACCGCAAGATGGTGAGGTATATTATTACGGTACGGTACTGTCTGTACAGGAAGCATCCGAATATTATGAACGCCTGCTTCAGCATATTGCCTGGAAAAATGATCAGGCTGTAATATTCGGGAAGCATATAGAAACAAAAAGAAAAGTGGCCTGGTATGGCGATCAGACTTTTTCATATACGTATTCTAATATCACCAAATCAGCCCTTCCCTGGACAGAAGATTTATTAAAACTGAAACAGATAGCCGAAAAACATACAGGAGAAAAATACAATTCATGCCTGTTAAACCTGTATCACAGCGGAGAGGAAGGAATGGCCTGGCACAGTGACGGCGAGAAAGATCTAAAAAAAAACGGAGCTATTGCTTCCATGAGTTTCGGTGCTGAACGTAAATTTGCGTTCAAGCATAAGGAGACTAAACAAATGATTGCTATGGTGCTGGAGCACGGAAGTCTGCTCGTCATGAAAGGCACTACCCAGACCCATTGGATGCACCGCCTGCCTCCTACCAAACGTATTTTTGGTCCGCGTATCAATCTTACTTTCCGAACAATAGTTAAGGATACAGATAGATAA
- a CDS encoding acyl-CoA dehydrogenase family protein: MFVANVDQMELIRQSAADFATNFIKPHIMEWDEAQTFPVELFRKMGSYGFMGIIVPEEYGGAGLGYQEYITILDEISKVCGSIGLSVAAHNSLCTNHILSFANEEQKKKYLPKLATAEWIGAWGLTETGSGSDAGGLTTVAERDGDYFILNGSKNFITHAISSEVAVVITRTGQKGDKKGMTAFIIEKGTPGFSAGKKENKLGMRASETACLFFDNCRVHKDQIVGEEGQGFVQALKLLDGGRISIAALSLGIARGAYECALKYANEREQFNQKIFDFQAVGFKLAEMATQVEAAELLTRQAAFLKESGTKSSKISAMAKLYASEAAVEVSNESVQIFGGYGFTKDYPAEKYFRDAKLCTIGEGTSSIQKMVIAREIQKDVRS; the protein is encoded by the coding sequence ATGTTTGTCGCTAATGTAGACCAGATGGAGTTAATCAGGCAGAGTGCTGCTGATTTTGCAACGAATTTTATTAAACCACATATCATGGAGTGGGATGAGGCTCAAACCTTTCCCGTAGAGCTGTTCAGGAAGATGGGATCTTATGGTTTCATGGGAATTATTGTGCCAGAGGAATACGGCGGTGCAGGACTGGGCTACCAGGAATATATTACTATTCTGGATGAAATATCTAAAGTGTGCGGATCTATAGGACTTTCGGTAGCTGCGCATAATTCGCTTTGTACCAATCATATACTGAGTTTTGCGAATGAAGAGCAAAAGAAAAAATACTTGCCTAAACTGGCGACTGCAGAGTGGATCGGTGCATGGGGATTGACAGAAACAGGATCCGGATCTGATGCCGGAGGTCTGACAACTGTTGCCGAGCGGGATGGCGATTATTTTATCCTGAACGGCTCTAAGAATTTTATTACACATGCCATCAGTTCAGAAGTTGCTGTTGTTATTACCCGAACCGGTCAAAAAGGTGATAAAAAAGGAATGACTGCCTTTATCATCGAAAAGGGTACACCGGGATTTTCGGCAGGAAAGAAAGAAAACAAATTAGGAATGCGCGCTTCAGAAACAGCATGTTTATTCTTTGATAACTGCAGAGTACATAAGGATCAGATCGTTGGCGAAGAGGGGCAGGGTTTTGTGCAGGCATTAAAGTTACTGGATGGAGGGCGCATATCTATTGCAGCATTATCTCTAGGCATAGCACGTGGTGCTTATGAGTGTGCATTGAAATATGCGAATGAACGTGAACAATTTAATCAGAAAATATTTGATTTTCAGGCTGTAGGGTTTAAATTAGCAGAAATGGCAACGCAGGTAGAAGCTGCAGAGCTTCTGACCCGTCAGGCTGCATTTTTAAAAGAATCGGGTACGAAATCTTCAAAAATCAGTGCAATGGCGAAGTTGTATGCTTCTGAAGCGGCTGTAGAAGTGTCGAATGAAAGTGTACAGATTTTTGGCGGATATGGATTTACGAAAGATTATCCTGCAGAAAAGTACTTCAGAGATGCCAAATTGTGTACCATCGGAGAAGGAACGTCCAGCATCCAGAAAATGGTCATAGCAAGAGAAATTCAAAAAGATGTCAGATCTTAA